Proteins encoded by one window of Syntrophales bacterium:
- a CDS encoding molybdopterin-dependent oxidoreductase has product MESTIKWKKTHCARMDHGGCGLLVGVQGNRILKIKGDPEGFLNRGFICPKGALSAERLYHPERLRYPLKRVGERGSGQWVRISWEEALNFIAENLNRLRDTYGARAVAFGVGMPKGLDHFLQIRLANVFGSPNVVASQDVCHAPREITGVHSCGFYPVVDLHNESALIILWGSNITATNEEGEINSLLREQLKKGTELIVVDPRKIDLCQKARMWLRIRPGTDVALALSMINVIIEEELYDSSFVKEWTVGFSELAQHVKDYTPEKVASITWLSAEEIRTAAHYYAKAKPAAIQWGNPIEHNIHAFQTVRALICLMAITGNLDVPGGNVEAHDPKIMRLSEFVRADLIPNKRTEMISAHYRVIPRFMTIPPAYFRRAVLNGIPYPVRGFFAICCNPMLSWANSRLTYETLISLDFFAISDMFMTPTTALADVVLPAASHFEFDDIGHYGLGHGYILARPKIVDPPDECWPDMKIITELGKRVSPPELWPEDWHDFLEALLAPSGLSYAQFAEKGYLKGPDRFRGYERDGFKTPTKKVELKLSTADKLGLPPLPSFDTIPEAEDEEYPLILTSAKNRIYLHSSYRWVEKLRRLAPHPQVEIHPQTAASLNIEEGDETVIETRYGRIIQKAHLNPDLHPRVICAEHGWWFPEESSASLYGWEKSNLNMLTSVEKLGREYGTPNIRALPCKIKKSM; this is encoded by the coding sequence ATGGAGAGCACTATAAAATGGAAAAAAACACATTGCGCGCGCATGGATCACGGGGGATGTGGACTCCTAGTAGGTGTACAGGGTAATCGTATCCTCAAAATAAAGGGAGATCCCGAGGGTTTCCTCAATCGAGGTTTCATATGTCCGAAAGGAGCCCTATCCGCAGAGCGCCTTTACCATCCTGAACGTCTGCGCTATCCATTGAAGAGGGTGGGTGAAAGAGGATCAGGTCAATGGGTTCGGATTTCCTGGGAGGAAGCTCTCAACTTCATTGCAGAAAATCTAAACCGATTGCGAGACACCTACGGGGCACGGGCAGTGGCCTTTGGAGTCGGCATGCCCAAGGGACTGGATCATTTCCTCCAGATCCGCCTTGCCAATGTATTCGGTTCACCAAACGTTGTTGCCTCTCAAGACGTTTGTCACGCCCCTCGGGAGATAACGGGGGTGCACTCATGTGGGTTTTACCCGGTGGTGGACCTTCATAACGAAAGTGCCCTCATAATTCTCTGGGGAAGCAATATAACCGCCACAAATGAAGAAGGCGAAATAAATAGTCTTCTCCGCGAGCAGCTCAAAAAAGGTACAGAGTTAATTGTCGTAGATCCCAGGAAAATTGATTTATGTCAAAAGGCCAGGATGTGGTTGAGAATACGTCCTGGAACAGACGTTGCGTTAGCCCTCTCTATGATTAACGTCATCATTGAAGAAGAACTTTACGATAGCTCGTTTGTGAAAGAATGGACAGTGGGGTTTTCCGAGCTCGCCCAGCATGTGAAGGACTATACTCCAGAAAAAGTTGCATCTATAACTTGGCTCTCCGCAGAAGAAATAAGAACTGCTGCCCACTATTACGCAAAAGCAAAGCCGGCAGCAATTCAGTGGGGAAACCCTATTGAACACAATATTCATGCGTTTCAGACAGTAAGAGCCCTGATATGTCTCATGGCAATCACAGGAAACCTCGACGTTCCCGGAGGTAATGTAGAAGCTCATGATCCTAAGATAATGAGGCTCTCGGAATTCGTAAGAGCAGATCTGATACCAAACAAAAGAACAGAGATGATAAGTGCGCACTACCGGGTTATTCCCCGCTTTATGACCATTCCACCCGCGTATTTCCGTCGTGCCGTACTAAATGGAATTCCCTATCCCGTTCGAGGTTTTTTCGCCATTTGTTGCAACCCAATGCTTTCGTGGGCAAACAGCAGATTAACTTACGAGACGTTAATATCACTGGACTTCTTCGCCATCTCCGATATGTTTATGACACCTACCACTGCTCTTGCCGACGTGGTGCTCCCCGCAGCCAGTCATTTCGAATTCGATGATATTGGCCACTATGGTCTCGGGCACGGTTACATTCTTGCTAGGCCGAAGATTGTTGACCCCCCAGACGAATGCTGGCCAGACATGAAAATCATAACAGAACTGGGAAAGCGTGTATCACCCCCCGAACTCTGGCCAGAAGACTGGCACGATTTCCTCGAAGCACTGCTCGCACCAAGCGGACTTTCCTATGCCCAATTTGCGGAAAAGGGGTACTTAAAAGGACCGGACAGATTTCGAGGGTACGAAAGAGATGGATTTAAAACGCCCACAAAGAAAGTGGAACTTAAACTGTCAACTGCGGACAAGTTAGGTCTGCCACCCTTACCTTCTTTCGATACCATTCCCGAAGCGGAGGACGAAGAATATCCCCTAATACTCACAAGTGCAAAAAACCGTATATACCTTCACTCATCTTACCGATGGGTGGAGAAACTCAGACGACTTGCTCCTCACCCCCAAGTAGAGATTCATCCTCAAACAGCAGCTTCCTTAAACATTGAAGAGGGGGACGAAACTGTCATAGAAACTCGATACGGTCGAATAATACAAAAGGCCCACTTAAACCCAGATCTACACCCTCGGGTCATCTGCGCCGAACATGGGTGGTGGTTTCCAGAAGAGAGCTCGGCCTCACTATACGGTTGGGAAAAATCAAACCTGAACATGCTCACTTCCGTGGAAAAATTGGGACGAGAATACGGGACACCTAACATCAGAGCACTACCATGTAAGATCAAGAAAAGTATGTAG
- a CDS encoding DUF2939 domain-containing protein yields MHLSKRNSIIAIVIFGLVVFSVLYALPYIAIFNIIKAFKEQDRERILELVDFPALRASVKSQLKETVMNYRGTEMNPELLEKLREIVNSQLLDKMVDQLVTPEGMILYTKGQFKITEAETGDLFWSFLKQARCSYVSPSEFIISIKEGDRDTLRFTLERHGYSWRWTKIRIIHM; encoded by the coding sequence ATGCATTTGTCCAAACGGAACTCTATAATTGCAATCGTTATTTTTGGCTTAGTCGTCTTCTCCGTGCTCTACGCGCTCCCCTACATAGCGATTTTCAACATTATTAAAGCCTTCAAAGAACAAGATAGGGAACGTATATTGGAACTAGTTGATTTTCCCGCCCTGCGGGCAAGTGTGAAATCTCAGCTAAAAGAAACGGTTATGAATTATCGAGGCACGGAGATGAATCCTGAACTTTTGGAAAAACTTCGGGAAATTGTGAATTCTCAGCTGTTGGATAAAATGGTTGATCAACTGGTCACACCAGAGGGCATGATTTTATACACAAAAGGACAGTTCAAAATAACCGAAGCAGAAACAGGGGACTTATTCTGGTCTTTCTTAAAACAGGCCCGATGCTCTTACGTCTCACCATCGGAATTCATCATATCCATTAAAGAGGGGGATAGAGATACATTACGATTCACCCTGGAACGACATGGATACTCATGGCGATGGACGAAAATCCGTATCATCCATATGTAA